A stretch of Anolis sagrei isolate rAnoSag1 chromosome X, rAnoSag1.mat, whole genome shotgun sequence DNA encodes these proteins:
- the SMIM24 gene encoding small integral membrane protein 24 gives MESALHTILLVGFLLFAPGSYGQEVTGTTDGSNSLQPWLVGLAAVVGFLGVIFVASLINRIFFANKTKDETETRVYADVELRQTTSNMYDNLALDVAEEGPSSEAKVTDEKLTTM, from the exons ATGGAGTCGGCTTTGCACACAATTCtgcttgtggggttcctcctttTTGCTCCTGGTTCGTACGGTCAAG AGGTCACCGGAACCACCGATGGCTCAAACTCCCTTCAGCCCTGGCTTGTGGGGCTGGCGGCCGTTGTGGGTTTCCTTGGGGTGATCTTCGTGGCATCACTCATCAACCGGATCTTCTTCGCCAACAAGAC GAAAGATGAAACAGAAACGAGAGTGTATGCAGATGTTGAACTCAG GCAAACTACAAGCAACATGTATGACAACCTTGCGCTGGATGTAGCCGAAGAGGGACCGTCTTCAGAGGCCAAAGTGACCGATGAGAAACTGACCACGATGTGA
- the SMIM44 gene encoding small integral membrane protein 44, whose translation MELPGEEAEESAAFAEYRPPSLDSIRLPRYALYLVMAVLIVFGVAYAIVGHLIDDLVHDFADWAFGPKMEEKKPPKEDREQDRNEMGSIEIPLDWQGEDIFLMAEESGDGHLPRLLPGFPGSRWGN comes from the exons ATGGAGCTCCCTGGAGAAGAGGCGGAGGAGAGTGCTGCCTTTGCAGAATACCGGCCCCCATCCTTGGACTCTATCCGCCTCCCACGGTACGCCTTATACTTGGTGATGGCGGTGCTCATCGTCTTTGGCGTGGCCTACGCCATCGTGGGGCACCTCATCGACGACCTGGTCCACGACTTTGCCG ACTGGGCTTTCGGCcccaaaatggaagagaagaaaCCCCCGAAAGAGGACAGAGAACAAGACCGGAATGAAATGGGATCCATCGAAATTCCCTTGGATTGGCAAGGAGAGGATATATTCTTAATGGCAGAGGAAAGCGGAGATGGCCACCTTCCTCGCCTCTTGCCCGGATTTCCCGGGTCCAGATGGGGAAACTGA